A DNA window from Alligator mississippiensis isolate rAllMis1 chromosome 11, rAllMis1, whole genome shotgun sequence contains the following coding sequences:
- the ARPP19 gene encoding cAMP-regulated phosphoprotein 19 isoform X2: protein MEDKVISPEKAEEAKLKARYPHLGQKPGGSDFLRKRLQKGQKYFDSGDYNMAKAKMKNKQLPTAAPDKTEVTGDHIPTPQDLPQRKPSLVASKLAG, encoded by the exons ATGGAAGATAAGGTGATCAGtccagaaaaggctgaagaagcAAAGTTGAAAGCAAGATATCCTCATCTGGGTCAAAAGCCTGGGGGCTCAGATTTCTTGAGGAAGAGGCTTCAAAAAGGG CAAAAATACTTTGATTCTGGTGACTACAACATGGCAAAAGCAAAGATGAAGAACAAGCAATTGCCTACTGCAGCTCCTGACAAGACGGAAGTCACTGGTGACCACATTCCCACTCCACAAGATCTTCCGCAGCGGAAACCATCTCTTGTTGCTAGCAAGCTGGCTGGCTGA